The genome window attcttaaagttttcaTGTAGCTAATTTACAAAACATGGTAGGAACATACTCACTTTCTGGGTAACTAACACTTATGTATGGTACTGTTTATTTAACTATTTTTCCAGTTTTCCATCATCAAGAACACTTATTAGTCAAAACGCTTactgcacaagctcagattgtgttaaGGATGGGAAAGGAGATCGGCCATaccatttcaaagaaaccatcccagcatgtgcctggagtgatttatggaaaccaTAGACAATCTCTATCTGGATGGCCAgttgtgggtttgaaccatcatccggccgaatgcgagtccagtgtgttaagaagcactgcaccatctcactcggTAGCCATTTTTGCAAAGCTATATAAGCACTGGGCCATTTTGGAAGCCAGTCTAATCTGAGATTTCAAATGTGGAACCCATGTCAGTCTAAACAGCAATAATGTAATAGTGCAATGATGTGTTGTGAATAAAATGACTGGCAATTAACAAAGACTGCTGGTTAACTAAAATATAAAAGTGCCACTGGTATTGTTCATCAAAGTGAGACTGTTGTAGATTGGATAGGTTATAATGCAGAATGACTATGGTATGAATAGAAGGTGCAGTATGTGCACACCTAGTACTGGTAAGTGAGACTTAATTACATAATTAACACACTGACTGGCCATAACCACTTCAGTGAGGCTGAGGCAGTCTGGGGTCTTATTTATGGAAGTAAAACCTGTGGAACCAAacagagtgagagtgtgtgtgtgattatatatatatatatatattagacacacacacacacacacacacacacacacacacacacacacacacacacacacacacacctttacaGCCAATTTTTCGTTATGGTTGCTGCCACTGAGGAACTAGAAGCTGATTTATGACTTATGTCACAAGTTCCACAAGAATTTTACCACTGTCAACCCTTTTTCTTGCCAATGAAGAACGTTCCATTAGCAACAAAATTTCAATTTCTCTCTCTGTGGGATAGGAATATGGTTTAAGTGAGCACACCATATGATGACTGTAGGAGGCacagcacagagagagagagagagagagagagagagagagagagagagagagagagagagagagatccaataGAATTTGCTGGGTGGCTACATAGGACAGATACCGCCCTTGATTCTTCCACAGCACATAGCAGAGAGTTGGGGAGGGTGAGACATAAGGGACGACCAAGGAATCTCTCAAACCTTAGGTAGGCAGATGAATACAACTATGTGAGAAGTTGCAAAGATGTTCTTGATTTATGTGCATGGTAACATGCACACAGTGCCCTCAAGGAGGATGGGTTAAGCAGTACCAGTCCAAGGTGATACTGGGTAATAATAGGAGTTCTTTGCAACAACTGCTGAAAATATCAAACTTTTTTATTTTGTAACTGGATGCTAGCAATGAAATGAAAACATAGCAGTTAATGTATAGTGTTAAAACATGTTCAAATGGCATAAACACAACCAATCCACATAGTGGAACTTATCAAATTAGAAGCCTGCAAACCCTATAACCATTGTCAAATGAGGTTGGTTGACTTGAATACGATACTGTGCCTGTTTTACTCCTTGGGGGATAGGAACAGTATACATGAATTGTTCAATCACAATGGTGTCCCAAGAATACCTAggcaaaatatttcactgcttcCCAGTCAAAAATACTGAACGAAGAAATTTACCAAGCACACACTCCAAAGATAGTGAACAATTTGACAGGAAAGGTTAATCAAATTGCTCTGGCTTATTTTTTTGTATTGAACATCTTGAACAGATTGAAAAGCAATTAAGAGAATGATCTCCCTCACCTCTCTAATGTCCTTTGCAGACTTGATTAATTTAAACTCGATGTTCAAGCAGTCATCAAGTTAAGAGAATTCTTTTCCTATGCCTACCCTCTGGATTATTACCTTTGTCTGCTTATTATGACAGAATTGGAATATCCAATTATCAGTAAACAAAACTCAATAACTGACACTCGTAAACCTGGAAATATTTGAAGGAAAACAGCTATTGGCCAGTCACATTCTCTAACTTAATAGCTGTATAATCAATGTAGGCTATCCAGTCACCAGCATAgtataaatacactgaggtgacaaaagtcatgggataatgatatgcacatgcacatatacagacagtggtagtattgtgtacacaaggtataaatgggcacTGCATTGCCTgagctatcatttgcactcaggttattcatgtgaaaggtttCTGACATAATTATGGTCGCATGATGTGAATTAAGAaccttgaatgtggaatggtagttggagctacatgcaCGAGACATTCCAttatggaaatcgttagggaattcaatattccaaggacTGCAGTGTCAGGAGggtgccaagaatacaaaatttcaggcattagccctcaccacggacaatgcagcagCATTTGCTTAGAATTGTCAATGTTAACAGACAAGCTatagctgcagaaatcaatgtgggacctacaacaaacttatctgttaggacagtgcagcaaaatttggtgttaatggtctATCGCTGCAGACAACTGACAAGTGCCTTGGTTAACAGCACGTCACCTGCAGCACTTCTGTGCTCTTGACCCTACAAGCTTCACCCCAGATGAATGGAAAATCAtgtcctagtcagatgagtcctgatttcaataggtaagagttgatggtagggtttgcCATGGATCCCCGTTgtacaaggcacagtgcaagctgatgGTAGCTGAATTTACATGGAAGGAaaatggtcctctggtccaactgaaccaatcattgctGGAAATCTTTATGTACAGCTACTCgagagaccatttgcacccatccatggacttcttgttcccaaacgatgggacttttatggatgacaatttgcaATGTCACTGGACTATAGTTTTTCACGATTGATTTGAAAAAGTtcttgaatgatttggccacccgacacaatcaaacatttatgggacataatagagagctcagttcctgcacaaaatcctgcaccaacaacactttcacaattatgaatgggtatagaggtagcatggcttaatatttctgcaggctaCTTCAAACGACATGCTGATTCCATGCCATGTTGAATTGCTGCATTACGCTGGATAagaagaggtatcccatgacttgtcacctcagtgtacaatccCTCTAATGAAATGTAATATATAGTGTAGAGAACACATTAAAGATTACATAACTTGGTTTGGGGAGGGGGGAATTATCAGATTTATCCTCTATATCAGTGGCTCTTAACCTTCTGAGCCAATTACCCTGACCACAATCATATAGCAACCAGTATCCTCAACAGTCTAGTAACCAACTGAAGtttagagagggggagggggggggggggttgaattgaACAATCCtatttttaaattgcaagacaataCACAATATACCATTAACATTTAATAGAACACTCATTTCTGCAAGTGTTATACTCAAATAAGAAATTGTGAAGGCCAATGAGATggttggtactgcttatttctaacaatcttAATTATATTGGGTTTGGTATCAGCAAATGCACATCGGACATCGGGTTCCAAATTCAGTCAGTTCCCtgcttttgttttcatttccatCATAGTTCCAAATCCACTTACACACCTGAACTTTTGAGAAAGGGAATCTTTATTCTTCTGGCTTTTTCTGATAATAGGAGGTACTTATCACCAGCCTTTCTCTAAAATTTActagttctgtgttagagaaatttgAGTGTTTCCATCACAGCCCAAAAATTTCTCCTTTGGGTTGAATTTCATTGCCTGAAAATGTTCTTAAAACTGTGGCATTTACTTCTCATTTCTCAGGTTCAAGAATAAAGTTTACTGATAGAAGTACAATTAAATGCCGTTTTATTTCATGTGTGAATGTGCATTTTCACTGTTGGTGTCAAGCATCAATATACTGTTatatatatttatgtgctgctgtcATTTAATTGCACATGGCTATAATCTGAAAGTCATGTTCATCATAAGTTTAGCACAGATGTTGAAATTTCACTAAGTACTACATGGCAAAGGAAAGGATATCAGTATTGCATTTACATCCAGCGGGATTCTCCGACTGGATGTTGTGGAGTATTGCTAGTGTGATGCGAGCCAGTGACAAGTGACTATCGCACTAAGCTGCTATGCAGAATGCAGCATGATAAATCACAACATCCCATAAACAGCTATCTCTTCAAAGATCCTGGTGACTATTGCCGCCATTGCTAGTGTGATAGTCCGAAGTGGAACTGCAAGGAAACCGAACTTTTAGACCTCTACAGATAAAGGTAGGTGTGAGACCCTAAGGCCAATAATTATCACAAAAACGAAATAATTATTGACAAAGGGACCTGCCTGATTTTGGCTTAGTAAACTGATGACAATCTGTGCTGTATTTTGGATATCCTGGATAGGTACTGCAAAATCAAAGCAATCTCCAGTGTCACGAAGTGCAATGTTATTGCAGCTGTGCACTGTGTCCATTGTGCATAGTTAAGATTCAACAGTTTTATAGTCTTCAAACAACATTCAATACATATTTTCAAAATGTCCATTCTTGCCACCAAACAGTCCTATGAAAATATTTCTGCTGTACATTCTATTTTTAACACTGGTGTTACCCACTGACAACAGCTTCTCTTTTAAATGACTAAAACATAATAAATGTGGCACTTGCAATCTTGACACGATTCACGGACCTTCGCACCTCTCAGTGGTGCAGCAGTGACAAAACTGGGAGCAAAAACACACCCCACTACTTCTGAAGCTCCAATAATGGGAGTAATGTGCGAGGCGTAGCATGGAAGCACCTtaacatattttgttattttttgcatCCTTTGGAATTATATGTAAGGCTGGCAAATTTACCACCTCTGGTGTGAGAGAAATATACTTCCTACATGATCATAAAAAGTAATTTTGATATGTTAGTTACATTTTGTACACAGCAACATATAATGTAAAGTGCACCAATTGAAAAGTAGCAGCATTCCTAATATACATTGATCAATTCATGAGGTGCTTAAAGAGACAAGAGTGTCATTATCTTTAAGTCTTTAAAAACTGACGGAAAAGGAATTCTGTGAGAATTACTACAGAAGCTTTGGAAGTACTTTTAAGAGCTGGATGAGGTATGCATTTTGgggagaaaaaacacacacacacacacacacacacacacacacaatttatgcATCTCTAAGAGTAGCAATCACACTTTGCATTCATAATTCACAGCAAATTCCTCAAACAGGCAGTGTTACTGAATTTTTAAATATCGTGATTAAAAAGAACAAAAAGAATGCCAATTCATTGTGAAGCTGAGATGGGAGACTATAGAACGGGAAAGTATTAATATTTTTCACCAAACGGTTTTCCAGCAATTATTGAAGAGCACTGCTTAGCAAAAAGTTGTGAGAATACAAAATATGAGTCTTATTTATGGAGCAAGTTAAACTTTTTCCAACAAACTACTTCAGCAAATGATGTGGAATCATTTCATTCACAAAGAACCTCTTAAATAGCAAAGCAGATAATTAAACTTCCAGTTTTCTCCTTTCCTAGAATCAACTCTTGATGCATGCATTCTTTGCATGGCAGGGCAAAAATGTTTACTACAAAGAATTGTGGCAAtaaatatgaataatgagtagggcATGTTAAGCTTTACAAGAGAAGTGCTGTCACAAGCTATACATCTAGATCAGGTGTGTCCAGGAGGTAACTTGACGAGACCACCTACCATGATAAAGGAGATGGCAGTGCTATTTGGCGCAAAATGTGCACCACCTTTTGAAGCATGACAAGATTTATATTTGTTGTACATTCAATTGCAAGCAAAGTCACTCACTGCACTGTGATGATTCTCAATATCTTTCTTTTTATGTCAATGACCATACTGTACAAAAGTTCAGATTTTTACAGGCTTTTCTTCATTGTACCACCACCCTCTCAAGACTACAACTACGATTATGGCCCTATTTGAAAACTTAGACCTTTGTGTCCAACTTTTATTCTGCAGTGAAAAAGCCAGATAAAGCACACACTAAACACAGTTCTATCTTTACTGTGTGACTGTCAGATGACTGTTTTATGATTACTGCTCAGTGGAAAAAATAATCTTACCCACTTAGACCTTATTAATGCCACTTCTTATGTGCAATACTAAATGAAAGGCTGGGCTGTAAATTAGTGACATCTTACCCAATAGATGGCACTTTAACACCAAAATTTCACTCACCTGCTATGTTTCTTGTCTCTCAATCCTGAGTAAGTTGACAAGGCATTGAAATCTTGGGCAGCAACAATGTATTCACTTCCTATGTCTGTCGACTTGGTTGGCAAAGTAACTGCTGGCTACCAAAGGAAGAACGATGAGTAGCCGAGTCAATGACGCACCCCACAAAACAAGTGCCTCGTTGCAGCTAGTTGTCATTGCTGTCTGCAGGCACATTTCATATAATAATGTTAACACACTCACTGTGTctctgccacttcacttcatacATGAAAGCCCATAGTTGACAATTTTTGAATTATTAAGTAACCTTCCCAAAAATTATTAGTGTAAGGAAGTTGACTTTTTAAAACAATTTGCTTTCATGACAATCCTGAATGAACCCTTTCTgttctctctcccctccccactcACAGATATTTCCTTTTACGCCTCTCGAGGTAATTGCTATGTTTTGTTTATTAGATGCACTTCTTGTGATACATGGCTGCCTGCACAATGGCAACAATGTTCACCCATCCCCCTGCTGCTGCCACTGCAATCTATCGGAGTAATTTAGTCTAAGTATACACTCACTCATGCTTTTTATGTTCACTTAGACCTGCTTTTCAAGACTTCTTAAACTCTATTCATCTTCCAAATCTTTCTGTCTGACAACTATAATTTCATTCGCAAATCTCAAACTTACGGGAACAGTTCCTTAACAACGTTTATTACTTTTAcccataaaaataaatgttatgtatgAAGCTTTTCCGGAAAATTTAAAGAGTAAACGCCGAACTTTCACACTTCCTTAAGAAAGAACAATAGTAACTAATACACAGCATAATTATATGAATAAGAGGCAAAATTTCAAATATTGAACACAAGTGTGGCATTGTCTTACTAGGCCCTATTCTTCCAGCTGTTCCAATGTTGTGATTATTTGCACATTTTTATGGGAAGCTCAGGGTCCAAAACCTGTAAGTATGATTATGTAATCAGCATACAACAAGGTGAAGTTTGATTATTGGAAATGCTACAGCTTCTGCAACCAAAAGAAATTTAAGTACCATGAGAATCTTACCACAGTGGCACTCTTCATAGAAGTAACATGTTCAGTCAGTTTCTGAAGCAAGTTCTGTGAATTCAAACCTAAGAACCATAACTGCGGTAGCAGAAAGGATAATGAATCTCTTAATCTTTTGCATAAAGTCAGGAAACAGACAGACAAAAATCGAGGTCCAAACAACAAACTGCTATACATATCTCCATTTCCCTAGGTCCATCTTTctcaaattatattttttgcctgAACTTTGGAGAACATATGTTAAACTATTTCCTAAAGTTAAAGAGTATCTATACAAAACATAAGCTGTATCAATCCAACAATTCATTTGACTATATACACCTGTAGGTCACATGCTAAAATTGCAGTTCTTCGTCTTCTCTATCCGACAGCACATTGTAACAGGAACTTTCTTTCTATTCTTGCAACCTACtgcataattgttttatttccaCTAATGGCCTTAAAACACTTTCATCTGTTAATAGAGAATGTTTAATTAAACTGTATTAAACATTTCACAGGTAGATTGAAATAATCTTTATTAAACCACAATGCCCACGAGAAAGATagcttcttacagaaatatttatttgtattacaAGATGAGTGTATAAATTGATACAAAAGTCATAAAATAACTGCAGATTATAAAAAGGTTCTGTAGAATTCTTTACCAAAAGCTGGAATGTCAAATTCACCAGCTGCTTTAATTACATTATGTACAGCCAAAAATAGAACAATGTCCCACTACTTTTCATCTTCAATTTCTTCCTCTTGTTCATCATCAAATTCAACATCTTCATCTGCAGTAGCTTCCTGATATTGTTGGTACTCCGACACCAAGTCATTCATATTCGACTCTGCTTCAGTAAACTCCATTTCATCCATCCCCTCTCCAGTATACCAATGAAGGAAAGCTTTACGGCGGAACATAGCAGTAAACTGCTCAGATATGCGCTTGAAGAGCTCCTGAATAGCAGTAGAATTTCCAATGAACGTAGCAGACATTTTGAGCCCACGGGGTGGAATGTCACACACTGCAGTTTTAACATTATTTGGGATCCATTCTACAAAGTAGCTGCTGTTTTTGTTTTGGATGTTTAGCATCTGCTCATCCACTTCTTTCATGGACATTCTACCTCTGAAGATAGCTGCAACAGTCAAGTATCGACCATGGCGAGGATCACAAGCTGCCATCATGTTCTTAGCATCGAACATCTGTTGCGTAAGCTCTGGAACAGTGAGGGCTCTATACTGCTGACTGCCACGAGCCGTCAGTGGGGCAAACCCAGGCATGAAAAAATGCAGGCGTGGGAAAGGAACCATATTAACTGCTAATTTGCGCAAGTCCGCATTCAACTGTCCTGGAAACCTGAGACACGTCGTAACACCAGACATCGTTAAGGAGACAAGGTGATTCAGATCACCGTAAGTTGGTTCTGCCAGCTTCAGTGTTCGAAAGCAGATGTCATAAAGGGCTTCGTTGTCAATACAGTATGTTTCATCAGTATTTTCCACTAACTGATGTACCGACAACGTGGCATTGTATGGTTCCACAACTGTATCAGAAACCTGAAACATTTACCAACAATAGATATAACTATATTAAATGCCAATTAATACATCTACATCAATGCAAAACAAAACGACCTCAGTGTAAGGCAAAAGGTATTTCTACACAAAAAGGTTCACAATAAGCTACAAGTAGAAAGTACATCAACTATGTGTCTTGTCACCCAATGAAGCACAGTTCTTAACCCTCATTACAACTGGGGCCAATGTGACCCTGTAAGTACAATGAAAGAGTGCCTACCTTGTTATCAAAGGCAATTTTTCTTCAAAATATGTATAAGTCTAATGTTGTTTATTACaattttatatttacaacacattaaaatttattcatgataTTTTGTACTATGTACCACTGGGGCCAATATGACCCCAACTTTCATTTGTTTCTTGAAATTAATACTTATGGAAATAAAATCATTGTTACATTGAACTATAATGTATGTTTTATGTTTCTTCATTAAAATGCAATTCGTATACCTGGTGTAAATTACTTGGTGTCTGCCTGTCTTATGTTCGTTCATTAAAATGCAGCTAGTATATCTGCCTACAGACGTCAAATACTTTACACCAGATATACTAGCTGCATTTTAATGAATGAACATAATATATACATTGTAGTTGTTTAATGTAACCCAGTGGTACTCAGCGAGAAAAAATCCTGCAAGTAGGAGGGTTAAAAGGTCACAATTACTGATAGTTTAAGGCCCTTAATATCACTAAGTGATTAGTATAAATGTGTATATAAAAGGACAAGACTTTACACAGTATCTTGAAATGATGATTTTTTCATCACCACTCGTCTACTGGTGGTCGATATGTTGAAGCAAGCCATCAAATCAAAGCCACACTTGCAAAGTAGTAAAAAGACACATAACTGTAAAAATTGGTATTCTTGCTTTAACACTTTTCATTGTCCCAAAAATTCGCACTGCTTGATTTCCACAATGCTGAAAAGTTACTAAAAATTGAAATGAAGGTTACTTTTTAGTACACATGTGATGACTTCTTGGCTTGCTTATACAAGGGGCAGCTTGTGCCACTGGTTGTTTAACACCACTTTCAGTGGATTTTTAGGGTAGGATCAATCTATATCAAATCTATTTACATGTGGCATCAGCAGCCAGAAACTGCAGTCATGTGTGGCCACCTCCGGAGGTTCACAAGAAAAACACTTAGGTGTGCAAATACTCTAAGAAtcaatgaggataggtagcaactcaccataaagatgatcgctgagccacAGACAATCACACTCAACTAAATCCTTGGCCATGGCCTTTGTAAGAAAATGAGAGCACGCACACATTCACGCAATTACTCAATCATGCACACTTTACCATTGTCTCTGGCAGCTGCCTCAACAAGCTCCGAGAATCAGATCGAAACTAACCAGtcctcacacctccctgcctctcattggcagctgctaggctaacAGTAAGTACTGGTGGCAGCACTGCCTGCATGCTGAAGGGAGGGGTggaaaggggagaagcagtaagaatgagtgaGTAGGGAAGTGGTGCACATACTCTGCTGCACCCAACCAGCAACAAAGCTGGACATCTCAATAAAACAATTTCATGCTtttgagacaaaaacgagatttttccagtattttttcttcaaattaccCCGATACATTTAAGGGGAGTTTGAAAGCCCTAtcccaacaatgttaaatttatTGACTTGGCTTCccagtatttcaggaaccactgtagccatcgacatgaaacttttacaggacattaaactgtatgttctgagtccactgaactacaataattgcactttagccactgcttttggaaatacaattttttaattacagttaatattttgtgtacttttttgtacattattctaaataattttaattattcataacattacgttcttttagttcagtagactcaggatatgtatgttattactccctgaaaatgtGAATACTCAAAGtgatttctgagatttagggaaaaatgcaacagaaaatataaatttttagaaatggtttccaaagtttcaaaagacttaactcactcaatatatgcttaattttcttttatttttggtcaCCCTGCACCATACCGTATGTCATCCTCTATCTTTTTACAAGTTTCTTCTTTATGGACTtgttagtggccaactgtgctgcatactcagcTTTATCAATGCAAAGCTTGTCCATCTGTTCTGAAGTTTGATCCAGGATTCCCATATGCtgcagcactttcaccctaccagtgTTGCCATCAATGAAAGCaacaacagcatcactgaccccccactttagtgtcttctttCAAACAAagattttttggtaagcgagtccaccAAAGATTATTGAACAACTCATTGGAATTTTTGGTCTGACCATGCACacacttcagtaattcaggatttgccagctcTCTGTAAATAGCTttgtgatatccatgactgctgctgggatggaatgtttatggctgtatgaactttgagtactgggcattgtggtaattgcaccacaaaacaggtccaggagggcaaaggtgatgtactggtttttcatcagttgacagcatgtg of Schistocerca serialis cubense isolate TAMUIC-IGC-003099 chromosome 2, iqSchSeri2.2, whole genome shotgun sequence contains these proteins:
- the LOC126457449 gene encoding tubulin beta-1 chain-like, translated to MREIVHIQAGQCGNQIGAKFWEIISDEHGIDPTGSYHGDSDLQLERADVYYNLASGGKYVPRAILVDLEPGTMDSVRSGPFGQLFRPDNFVFGQSGAGNNWAKGHYTEGAELVDSVLDVVRKEAESCDCLQGFQLTHSLGGGTGSGMGTLLISKIREEYPDRIMNTYSVVPSPKVSDTVVEPYNATLSVHQLVENTDETYCIDNEALYDICFRTLKLAEPTYGDLNHLVSLTMSGVTTCLRFPGQLNADLRKLAVNMVPFPRLHFFMPGFAPLTARGSQQYRALTVPELTQQMFDAKNMMAACDPRHGRYLTVAAIFRGRMSMKEVDEQMLNIQNKNSSYFVEWIPNNVKTAVCDIPPRGLKMSATFIGNSTAIQELFKRISEQFTAMFRRKAFLHWYTGEGMDEMEFTEAESNMNDLVSEYQQYQEATADEDVEFDDEQEEEIEDEK